In the genome of Streptomyces sp. P3, the window AGCGGGGTGCTCCTCGACCCCTACGAGCGCACCCTCGTCAGCGCCGGGACCCGGCGCTGACGGCATGAGAAGGAGGACGGGCACGCTCCTGTGGCGTGCCGTGCTGGCCGCGCTGCTGGTGTGCGGGACCGGGCTGCTGCCGTGGATCTCGCACACCGACCCGGCGCTCACCGTGCTCAGGGCGCAGTCCGCCGACCGGGACGCCACCCCTCAGGCGCTCGCCGACGTCCGCGCCCGACTCGGCCTGGACGACGGCCCGCCGCACCTGCTCGGGCAGTGGCTGGCGGGCCTGCCGCGCGGCGACGCCGGACGGTCCTGGATCTCCGGAGCCGAGGTCGCGCCCGACGTCCTCGCCGCCCTGGGCGCGTCCCTGCTGCTGGTGACGGTGGCCCTGGCCGTCGCGCTGGTCACCGCCGCCGGCGTGTGCGCCCGCACCCTGCGCCTGGGCGCGCGACGGCTCCTCGACGGCCGGCCCGCCGGCGGCTCCGGCTCCGCGGTGCTCGCCGCGCTGCCGGAGTTCCTGATCGCCTCGGTCCTCGCCACGGTGGTCGGCGTGCAGCTGGGATGGCTGCCCGCCCTCGGCTGGTACGGCCCGCAGTGGACCGTGCTGCCCGCGCTCGCCCTCGGCCTGCCCGCCGGGGCCGTCCTCGGCCGGCTACTCGACGACCAACTGCCCGCCGCCTTCGCCGAGCCCTGGGCGCTCGCCGCGGCCGCCCGAGGACTGCCCGGACCGAGCGTCGCCCGCAAGGCCCTGCGCCGCTGCGTGCCCGCGCTGCTGCCCAACCTGGGGCTGTTCCTGGTGGGTTTGACCGGCGGATCCGTCGCCGTGGAGCAGATCTTCGACATCCCGGGCCTCGGCCGGACGACCCTCCAGGCCGCGATCGCCCAGGACCTCCCCGTCCTCCAGGCGGGTGTCCTCGTGCTCGTCGCGCTCGCGGCCGTCACCACCGCCGTGGTCCGGCTCGCCGCCCGGCGGCTCATCGGTCCCGCCCTGCGCGACGGGGCCCTGCACACCCTGCACCGGCCGGCGCCGCCCGCCCGCCGGATCCCGCCCCTCGCCCACGCCGTCGCGCTGCTCGCCGTCGTCCTGGCCGGCCTGCCCCGCGACCCGCTCGCCCTCGACACCGGCGCCCGCCTCCGAGCCCCCTCCGCGGCACACCCGTTCGGCACCGACGCACTGGGGCGCGACGTCCTCGCCCGGGTCGCGCACGGTGCCCTCGACACCCTCGCGCTCGCCCTCGCGGTCAGCGCGATCGCGCTGACCGCCGGTCTCCTGCTCGGGCTGCTGCCCCGGCTGTCCGGGCCGCTCGTCGACACGGTGAACGCCGTCCCGCCCGTCCTCGCCGCGCTCCTGGTCACCGCCGTCCGGGGCGGCGGAGTCTGGACGCCCGTCGTCGCCGTGGCCGTCGTCGCCTGGGCGCCGCTCGCCGCGCACACCTGCGCACTGCTGCGCGAGGAGCGGGCCACCCTCCATCTCACCGCCACCCGGGCCCTCGGCGCCGGACCCTGGCGGCTGCTCACCGGCGAACTCCTGCCCGCCGTCCTGCCGCCGGTCGCCCGCCACGCCCTCCTGCGCCTGCCCGGCGTCGCGCTCGCCCTGGCCTCGCTCGGCTTCCTCGGCCTCGGCGCGCAGCCGCCGTCCCCCGAATGGGGCCTGCTGCTCGCCGAGAACCAGCCCTACGCCGAACGCGCACCCTGGGCCGTCCTCGCCCCCGCCGCCGTCCTCGCCCTGCTGGGCGCCCTGGCGGTGACGGCGGCCGGACTGCGGCGAAGCCCGAGGCGACGCCGTGCGGCGGAAACCGACGTCCGCGCACGCTGCGGTGAACGCCCCACGGCCTGTGCCGAGTCGGTGGGCGCGGGACGCCCGTGAAGACCGACGACGGCCCGACCACCGAGGCCGCCTCCGAGATCACCTGGACCGGCGGGAAGACCGGTCCCGGCGGGCACGAGGACTTCGACGTCGCCTTCGGGCAGCGCCCCGACGACACCGGCCGGCCGACCTTCGAGACGCAGCGGACCTACTCGGACGGCGTCGTACGGACGCGCCCGAAGCGCTCGTGAGGGCACGAGAAGCCCAAAGGGAGGGGCCCGGACCGTGAGAACGCGTTCACGGACGGCCGGGCCCCTCCCCTGGCGTCAGGACGAACTACACGAGCTCCAGCACCTTCTCCGACGGGGTCTGCGCCGCGACCCGCGAGGTCCGCCGCAGCCACAGCACGTCCCGGCCGAACGACCACACCAGCGAGCCCAGCGCCAGCAGCACGACCGCGAAGTTGGCGGCGTACGGCAGCAGATCGGCGCCGGCCAGCAGCAACAGGACGCCCTGCAGGGCGGCTACCGTCTTACGGGCGGTGCTCGGCGGCAGCGGGGCGTTGAGCCAGGGGGCGACCCGGGCCGCGGCGACGAACACGTACCGCATGCCGCCGATGAGCAGGACCCACGGGCCCAGCGCCATCGACACGTACACGCTGAGCACCAGGATCAGGAACGCGTCGACCTCCATGTCGAAGCGCGCGCCCAGTGCCGTGGAGGTGTTGGTGCGGCGGGCGACCTTGCCGTCGACGCCGTCGAGGATCAGGGCCACGGCCGTCAGACCGACCAGCAGTGTCACCGGCGGCGTGCTCTCGAAGGAGTCCGCGACCAGCGCGGTCACCCCGCCGACCAGTGTCGCGCGGCCGAGCGTGACCCGGTTGGCCGGGCCGAAGGAGCGAAGGCTCGAGCGGTGCAGTGCCCGGGAGAGGACCGCCCAGGTGGCGATGGCGAAGACGAGGCCGGTGACCCAGCCCGCCGGCCCCATGCCGATCGCCGTGCCGAGCAGGGCCAGCAACAGGATCTGCACGCCCGCTCCCACAGCGGTCTCCTGCTGGACGAGCCTCGCGTCGTAAGTGTTGTTCAGGGCCACCGCACGTTCCTCCGGCCAGATGACAGAGATGATCAGTGCCGCGTACTGTGCGCGGACTGTGCACACCTCGGTACGTGAACAGGTTCCCGATCGTTCAGGAGGATGTGGATGTCGACCGGCGCACGTGCGTTCTGGGTCAGCTCTCCGGGAGAAGGCGAGATCCGCCACGTCGACGTTCCGGACCCCGCGGAGGGCGAGGTCCTGGTGCGTTCGCTGTGGTCGGGCGTCAGCCGCGGCACGGAGACCCTCGTCTTCCGCGGCGGCGTGCCCGAGAGCCAGCATTCGGTCATGCGGGCCCCGTTCCAGGAGGGCGACTTCCCCGGGCCCGTGAAGTACGGCTATCTCAACGTGGGGGTGGTGGAACAGGGACCCGCGGCGCTCGTCGGCCGCACGGTCTTCTGCCTCTACCCGCACCAGACGCGGTACGTCGTCCCCGCGACGGCGGTGACCGTCGTGCCGGACTCGGTGCCCGCCGGACGCGCCGTGCTCGCCGGCACCGTCGAGACGGCCGTCAACGCGCTGTGGGACGCCGCACCGCTGGCCGGCGACCGGATCGCGGTGGTCGGCGGCGGCATGGTCGGCTGCTCGGTGGCCGCGCTGCTCGCCCGCTTCCCCGGCGTGCGGGTGCAGCTGGTCGACGCCGACCCGGCGCGCGCGACGATCGCCGAAGCGCTCGGCGTCGACTTCGCGACCCCCGCGGACGCGCTCGGCGGCCGCGACCTCGTGGTGCACGCCAGCGCGACCGAGCAGGGCCTCGCCCGCTCCCTTCAGCTGCTCGCCGACGAGGGCACGGTCCTCGAACTGAGCTGGTACGGCGACCGGAAGGTGTCCCTCCCGCTGGGCGAGGACTTCCACTCCCGCCGGCTGGTCGTCCGCAGCAGCCAGGTCGGCACCGTCTCCCCGGCCCGCCGCTCCAGCCGCACCTACGCCGACCGGCTTGCCCTCGCGCTGGAGCTGCTGGCCGACCCCGCGCTCGACGCCCTCGTCACCGGGGACAGCGCCTTCGAGGAGCTGCCCGAGGTCATGCCGAAGCTCGCATCCGGCGAGATCCCGGCCCTGTGCCACCGCATCGGGTACGGACAGGAGCGCCTGACCTGAGAAAAGAGTGAGATCCGGCTGAACGGGGGGAACCGAGGAGCCGTACTACACGGCATCCCCCGGCGGCAGATGGCCGGGGGACCAGACGCGCCGCACCTGGAGGGTCGTCCGTTGTTCAGTGTCACCGTCCGCGATCACATCATGATCGCCCACAGCTTCCGCGGCGAGGTCTTCGGACCCGCACAGCGCCTGCACGGAGCGACGTTCCTGGTGGACGCCACATTCCGGCGTGAGCAGCTCGACGACGACAACATCGTCGTCGACATCGGGCTCGCCACGCAGGAGCTCGGGGCCGTGGTCAGCGAGCTGAACTACCGCAACCTCGACAACGAGCCCGACTTCGCCGGGGTCAACACGTCGACCGAGTTCCTCGCCAAGGTCGTCGCCGACCGGCTCGCCGAGCGCATCCACAAGGGCGCGCTCGGCGAGGGAGCCCGGGGCATCACCGCCATCGCCGTCTCCCTGCACGAGTCGCACATCGCCTGGGCGAGTTACGAGCGTGCGCTGTGACCGATGCGACCCTGGAGAAGGCCGTGCCCGCGGCCCCGCTCGCCTACGTGCCCACGCAGACGGCGCTCCACCAGATCGGCGGGATCATCCCCATGTCCCTGCGTTCCGTGCACTTCGTGATGCCGGGCGGCGTCGACGACGCGGCGAACCCGAGCGGAGGCAACGCCTA includes:
- a CDS encoding ABC transporter permease subunit yields the protein MRRRTGTLLWRAVLAALLVCGTGLLPWISHTDPALTVLRAQSADRDATPQALADVRARLGLDDGPPHLLGQWLAGLPRGDAGRSWISGAEVAPDVLAALGASLLLVTVALAVALVTAAGVCARTLRLGARRLLDGRPAGGSGSAVLAALPEFLIASVLATVVGVQLGWLPALGWYGPQWTVLPALALGLPAGAVLGRLLDDQLPAAFAEPWALAAAARGLPGPSVARKALRRCVPALLPNLGLFLVGLTGGSVAVEQIFDIPGLGRTTLQAAIAQDLPVLQAGVLVLVALAAVTTAVVRLAARRLIGPALRDGALHTLHRPAPPARRIPPLAHAVALLAVVLAGLPRDPLALDTGARLRAPSAAHPFGTDALGRDVLARVAHGALDTLALALAVSAIALTAGLLLGLLPRLSGPLVDTVNAVPPVLAALLVTAVRGGGVWTPVVAVAVVAWAPLAAHTCALLREERATLHLTATRALGAGPWRLLTGELLPAVLPPVARHALLRLPGVALALASLGFLGLGAQPPSPEWGLLLAENQPYAERAPWAVLAPAAVLALLGALAVTAAGLRRSPRRRRAAETDVRARCGERPTACAESVGAGRP
- a CDS encoding CDP-alcohol phosphatidyltransferase family protein, translating into MALNNTYDARLVQQETAVGAGVQILLLALLGTAIGMGPAGWVTGLVFAIATWAVLSRALHRSSLRSFGPANRVTLGRATLVGGVTALVADSFESTPPVTLLVGLTAVALILDGVDGKVARRTNTSTALGARFDMEVDAFLILVLSVYVSMALGPWVLLIGGMRYVFVAAARVAPWLNAPLPPSTARKTVAALQGVLLLLAGADLLPYAANFAVVLLALGSLVWSFGRDVLWLRRTSRVAAQTPSEKVLELV
- a CDS encoding zinc-binding alcohol dehydrogenase, with protein sequence MSTGARAFWVSSPGEGEIRHVDVPDPAEGEVLVRSLWSGVSRGTETLVFRGGVPESQHSVMRAPFQEGDFPGPVKYGYLNVGVVEQGPAALVGRTVFCLYPHQTRYVVPATAVTVVPDSVPAGRAVLAGTVETAVNALWDAAPLAGDRIAVVGGGMVGCSVAALLARFPGVRVQLVDADPARATIAEALGVDFATPADALGGRDLVVHASATEQGLARSLQLLADEGTVLELSWYGDRKVSLPLGEDFHSRRLVVRSSQVGTVSPARRSSRTYADRLALALELLADPALDALVTGDSAFEELPEVMPKLASGEIPALCHRIGYGQERLT
- a CDS encoding DUF1775 domain-containing protein; this encodes MKTDDGPTTEAASEITWTGGKTGPGGHEDFDVAFGQRPDDTGRPTFETQRTYSDGVVRTRPKRS
- a CDS encoding 6-carboxytetrahydropterin synthase; the protein is MFSVTVRDHIMIAHSFRGEVFGPAQRLHGATFLVDATFRREQLDDDNIVVDIGLATQELGAVVSELNYRNLDNEPDFAGVNTSTEFLAKVVADRLAERIHKGALGEGARGITAIAVSLHESHIAWASYERAL